GCGCCTACGACCGCGCCCTGGCCGATCTGGCGGCCATCGAGGAGAAACTCGCCGTTGCGCCCAGCGCCGCCAAGGCTGGGAAAAAGCTTCGCGGCGCCATGCGAGTGCGCTCCGCCACTTCGGAGCCGCGCTTTCTGGCCAGCGTCCGCCGGGTGAAGCAGTACATCGCCGCCGGCGACGTCTTTCAGGCAGTGCTCTCCCAGCGCCTCGACTTCGAACCCGGGGTCGCCGCCTTCGACCTCTACCGCGCCCTGCGCCGCGTGAATCCCTCGCCCTATCTCTACTTCCTGCGCATGGGCGATCTGCAGGTGCTGGGGTCTTCTCCGGAGATGCTGGTGAAGGTGACGGGCGACCGCCTCGAGTACCGGCCCATCGCCGGCACGCGTCCTCGCGGCCGGGACGCGGCGGAAGATGCGCGCCGAGAGGAGGAGCTGCGCTCCAGCGAGAAGGAGCGCGCCGAGCACGTCATGCTGGTGGACCTGGGACGCAACGACCTGGGCCGGGTCAGCGAATACGGGTCTGTGAAGGTGCGCGAACTGATGCGCGTGGAGCGCTACTCGCACGTCATGCACCTGGTTTCCTCCATCGAAGGCCGGCTCCGCCCCGAGCTGGACGCGCTCGACGCCCTGGCCGCCTGCTTTCCTGCGGGCACGCTCACCGGCGCTCCCAAGGTGCGGGCCATGGAGATCATTGAGGAGCTGGAGCCGGTGCGCCGCGGCGTCTATGGCGGGGCGGTGCTCTACGCCGACTTCGCCGGCAACCTCGACTCCTGCATCGCCATCCGCACCATGCTGATGAAAGGCAAACGCGCCTACGTGCAAGCGGGCGCCGGCATCGTCGCCGATTCGGATCCCAAGAGCGAACTGGCGGAGTGCCGGAACAAGGCCGAGGCACTGCTGCGCGCCGTGGAAATGGCGCGCTCCAGGCTGTAGCCGGCACCGGGGAAGCAGGCCAGGCCCGCACTTTCGGACTATAATTCCCGAACTCATGGCCATTGCGCCGGGAACACGCCTGGGCCCCTACGAAATCCTGGCCGCAGCGGGCGCAGGCGGGATGGGAGAGGTCTATCGCGCCCGTGACACGCGGCTCGACCGCACGGTTGCCGTCAAGGTCCTCTCCACCCGGCTGGCCGACCGCCCCGACCTGCAAAAGCGCTTCGAGCGCGAGGCCCGCACTATCTCCAAGCTTTCGCACCCGCACATCTGCACTCTCCACGACGTCGGCCAGCAGGAGGGCGTGGACTTTTTGGTGATGGAATACCTGGAGGGCGAGACCCTGGGCCACCGGCTGGAGCGCGGCCCGCTGCCGGTGGAGCAAACGCTGAAGTACGGGACCGAGATTGCTGAGGCGCTGGAAGCGGCGCATCGCCAAGGGATCACCCATCGCGACTTGAAGCCCGGCAACGTGATGTTGACCAAGGCGGGAGCGAAGCTGATGGACTTCGGCCTGGCCAAGCTGGTGGAGCAGCCGGCGCCCGTGGCGGTGGCGCTCTGGGAGATGGCCGACGCGCCCACGCTCCCTTCTGGGGAGAAATCGCTGACGGAGGAGGGCGTCATCGTGGGCACCTTCCAGTACATGGCCCCGGAGCAACTGGAGGGCAAGGAAGCCGACGCCCGCACCGACATCTTCGCCCTGGGGATGGTGCTGTACGAGATGGCGACCGGGCACCCAGCGTTCACCGGCAAGACCAAGGCTAGCGTGATTGCGGCGATTCTCTCGTCGGAGCCGAAGCCCCTCCGGGACGTGCAGCCGATCACGCCGGCGGCCCTCGACCGTTTGCTGCGTGTGTGCTTGGCCAAGAATCCCGATGAGCGCTGGCAGAGCGCACACGACATCAAGCTGCAACTGGAGGGCATCCGCAACGGCGAAGAAGTGGCAGCGCCGACCGCCCGCCGGGCCGCGCCCATGTGGCGCTGGATAGTGGTCGCCGTGCTGCTGGCAGCGCTGGCTGGATATGCCGGAGGAAGGTGGGGACGAAGCGAGCCCACGAAGGCGCCGGTGTACCGCACCGCGCTCCCGCCGCCTGCGGGACATTTTTACGTCGCCTACGATTTTGCGATCTCTCCCGACAGCAGTCGCCTGGCGTTCACGGCAACCAGCGCGGACGGCGTGACGACATTGTGGGTGAAGTCGCTGGCCACCAACACGGACCAGGAAATCTCGGGTACGCAAGGTGCGGTTTACCCGTTCTGGTCTCCCGATGGACGAGCGATCGGCTTCTTCGCGGAAGGAAAACTGAAGAAGGCCGATCTGGCAACGGCGGGCGTGCAAACGATCTGCGATGCCCTCGTTGGCCGGGGCGGCTCGTGGAATCGTGACGGCACCATCGTGTTCGCGCCACACATCGGAGCGGCTCTGGCCGGTGTGTCGGCCGATGGCGGCGTGCCCGTGCCTGCGACCAAGCT
This Terriglobales bacterium DNA region includes the following protein-coding sequences:
- a CDS encoding protein kinase — translated: MAIAPGTRLGPYEILAAAGAGGMGEVYRARDTRLDRTVAVKVLSTRLADRPDLQKRFEREARTISKLSHPHICTLHDVGQQEGVDFLVMEYLEGETLGHRLERGPLPVEQTLKYGTEIAEALEAAHRQGITHRDLKPGNVMLTKAGAKLMDFGLAKLVEQPAPVAVALWEMADAPTLPSGEKSLTEEGVIVGTFQYMAPEQLEGKEADARTDIFALGMVLYEMATGHPAFTGKTKASVIAAILSSEPKPLRDVQPITPAALDRLLRVCLAKNPDERWQSAHDIKLQLEGIRNGEEVAAPTARRAAPMWRWIVVAVLLAALAGYAGGRWGRSEPTKAPVYRTALPPPAGHFYVAYDFAISPDSSRLAFTATSADGVTTLWVKSLATNTDQEISGTQGAVYPFWSPDGRAIGFFAEGKLKKADLATAGVQTICDALVGRGGSWNRDGTIVFAPHIGAALAGVSADGGVPVPATKLHEPNESHRWPTFLPDGRHFLYFVDWSGGRDGLYVGSLEAGEGVLLSADIRGNVAFAAGHVLFVRDGTLYAQPFDTEKLRFTGDPVAIVNQDLEQDPGFGKVGFSASESGALVYQSRRSYSSRLVWFDRSGKEMEAVGDAASYEPRLSSDGRWLAVTLDVATNGHSRVHVVDLRRG
- the trpE gene encoding anthranilate synthase component I, coding for MSLARTSTLVPVVRSLPADQLTPVSAFLRLAEGEPYAFLLESVEGGEKIGRYTFLGVRPFLILRAKGKEITLERGSRRQRRRGSLFPVLRELLRRHRPAAVPGLPPFTGGAVGFLAYDAVRQLEKLPARAKDDLKSPDCVLMFFDRVLAFDHVQHQVHLIATADVARESPRRAYDRALADLAAIEEKLAVAPSAAKAGKKLRGAMRVRSATSEPRFLASVRRVKQYIAAGDVFQAVLSQRLDFEPGVAAFDLYRALRRVNPSPYLYFLRMGDLQVLGSSPEMLVKVTGDRLEYRPIAGTRPRGRDAAEDARREEELRSSEKERAEHVMLVDLGRNDLGRVSEYGSVKVRELMRVERYSHVMHLVSSIEGRLRPELDALDALAACFPAGTLTGAPKVRAMEIIEELEPVRRGVYGGAVLYADFAGNLDSCIAIRTMLMKGKRAYVQAGAGIVADSDPKSELAECRNKAEALLRAVEMARSRL